A genomic segment from uncultured Alistipes sp. encodes:
- a CDS encoding HAMP domain-containing sensor histidine kinase translates to MKFHAQKFAFRNRLVVIVIGVLLGVLSLLYTNDMARKLKEKEQHDVALWAHAMERISRDIMGTIQDPLVADIMSNGNNIPFIITNENLEVVNSHLVPEKIIDHPDRLRRQIDKFMAENQPIPVRFRFSSEHYHLIFYGKSALLKSLYYFPYVQILVFTAFIALGFIAFRSSKHDEQNRVWIGLAKETAHQLGTPTSSLLGWIEYLRSQNIDQTAVEEMNKDLTHLMKITDRFSKIGSETPLTPANINEVVGESVMYFRKRIPRNVTLDYNGLAIAPVQANINAALFEWVVENLMKNSLDALQGHGAIDVRISSDDKHVMIDVKDTGKGIPKSNWKRIFEPGFTTKTRGWGLGLSLSRRIVEEYHQGKIAVIDSEIGKGTTIRITLKRTFAG, encoded by the coding sequence ATGAAATTCCATGCCCAGAAATTCGCTTTCCGGAACCGGCTCGTCGTCATCGTCATCGGCGTCTTGCTCGGAGTCCTCTCCCTGCTCTACACCAACGACATGGCCCGGAAACTCAAGGAGAAGGAGCAGCATGACGTCGCGCTCTGGGCCCACGCCATGGAACGTATCAGCCGCGACATCATGGGGACCATCCAGGACCCGCTCGTCGCTGACATCATGTCCAACGGAAACAACATCCCCTTCATCATCACCAACGAAAATCTCGAAGTCGTCAATTCTCACCTCGTTCCCGAAAAGATCATCGACCATCCCGACCGCCTCCGCAGGCAGATCGACAAGTTCATGGCCGAAAACCAGCCCATTCCCGTGCGGTTCCGGTTCTCCTCGGAGCATTACCACCTGATCTTCTACGGCAAATCGGCTCTCCTCAAGTCGCTCTACTACTTCCCCTATGTTCAGATCCTCGTCTTCACGGCGTTCATCGCCCTGGGATTCATCGCCTTCCGCTCGTCGAAACACGACGAGCAGAACCGCGTCTGGATCGGACTCGCCAAGGAGACCGCACACCAGCTCGGAACCCCTACGTCGTCGCTCCTCGGGTGGATCGAGTACCTCCGCTCCCAGAATATCGACCAGACGGCCGTCGAGGAGATGAACAAGGACCTCACCCATCTGATGAAGATCACAGACCGCTTCTCCAAAATCGGATCCGAAACTCCCCTCACCCCCGCAAATATCAACGAGGTGGTCGGAGAGTCGGTCATGTACTTCCGCAAGCGGATACCACGCAACGTCACGCTCGACTACAACGGGCTGGCCATCGCTCCCGTACAGGCAAACATCAACGCCGCCCTGTTCGAATGGGTCGTCGAAAACCTCATGAAAAACTCCCTCGACGCACTCCAGGGCCACGGAGCCATCGACGTGCGCATCTCCTCGGACGACAAGCATGTCATGATCGACGTCAAGGATACCGGAAAGGGGATTCCAAAAAGCAACTGGAAACGGATCTTCGAACCGGGATTCACCACCAAAACCCGCGGATGGGGGCTCGGGCTCTCGCTCTCGCGCCGCATCGTCGAGGAGTATCACCAGGGTAAGATCGCCGTCATCGACTCCGAAATCGGGAAGGGTACCACCATTCGGATTACCCTCAAACGCACCTTTGCAGGATGA